One genomic window of Bicyclus anynana chromosome 10, ilBicAnyn1.1, whole genome shotgun sequence includes the following:
- the LOC112052573 gene encoding protein toll-like — translation MPLLLWGALLWGALLRGALLGGALLGGDAPEGPGPRCAARHNLSCTAKSSSADDYFYLIRGKQVKITYIESQYFKLACEAGVALGDPALPALPRAAPLARVVLLGCAPPPAGYAAALAALNVSVGAGGALELREQPAAPALRAAHLAGLRLAELELARGGGLTRPPDEPLRPHADALTALPASLRVLRLRHAALQPDALRALPPALGWLLLENVTGPAPAAALVRLPALERLTLADAALRRLDLRGSALRDVSLTAPLRELLLGARVERLTLRGALDATLRGDCAALREVQLQNVTRALPARWLARCAGVRRVAVLRSPGALGGEELAGARALRELDACWCGLRELPAQWLADAAQLRALNLSHNALRRLPALPGALQELRATHNRLEPAALQPLGALPALRALVLDHNAPLRDMCGRSGDLDTNTLSPLDRAHGLRLLSLQRCGLRDVCRDWRALRQLAELRLSGNNISSLGADDLRWERAQRSSVDLRLNPVRVDFSHADYLAALSVAPPAAAAAAATELLLDTAQRCDCHDYWFARVLRERPWAVGATLEPLCAGPASAAAGGHRALRDLRLHELACDVSQDCPAGCRCLEWPTGADLLCERAGLAAVPRAPRPGLRELRLAGNDVAELRAADVPASLERLDLSDNRLARVEPAAAALLWDARPRSVLLAGNPLDCSCAALPLLRALAGRPTRVEDLARARCADGRPLAEAAARAAGACGAPPAWALALGALVPAAAAALAAACLVRPATRHRLKRFLFERGLCLRWALGARAADADARPYDAFVSFSHHDQRYADELTRRLERAGRRLCLHERDWLPGEWIPAQIARSVREARRTLVLLSEHFLRSTWARAELREAYGAALGERHPRLLLVLLPGFEAARAAAADPALRAYVERVTYLSWDDAHFWRKLTLALPAGARPAPLAPPAAPPPPP, via the exons ATGCCGCTGCTGCTGTGGGGCGCGCTGCTGTGGGGCGCGCTGCTGCGGGGCGCGCTGCTGGGGGGCGCGCTGCTGGGGGGCGACGCGCCGGAGGGCCCGGGCCCGCGCTGCGCGGCGCGACACAACCTGTCCTGCACCGCCAAGAGCTCCAGCGCCGACGACTACTTCTACCTTATCAGAG gcaAACAGGTGAAGATCACATACATAGAGTCGCAGTACTTCAAGCTGGCGTGCGAAGCGGGCGTGGCGCTGGGCGACCCCGCGCTGCCCGCGCTgccccgcgccgcgccgctGGCCAGGGTGGTGCTGTTGGGctgcgcgccgccgcccgccggctACGCGGCCGCGCTCGCCGCGCTCAACGTCAGCGTCGGCGCCGGCGGCGCGCTCGAGCTGCGCGAGCAGCCCGCGGCGCCCGCGCTGCGCGCCGCGCACCTGGCCGGCCTGCGCCTCGCCGAGCTGGAGctggcgcgcggcggcggcctgACGCGCCCGCCGGACGAGCCGCTGCGCCCGCACGCCGACGCGCTCACCGCGCTGCCCGCCTCGCTGCGCGTGCTGCGCCTGCGCCACGCCGCGCTGCAGCCCGACGCGCTGCGGGCGCTGCCGCCGGCGCTGGGCTGGCTGCTGCTGGAGAACGTGACGGGGCCCGCGCCGGCCGCGGCGCTGGTGCGGCTGCCGGCGCTGGAGCGGCTGACGCTGGCCGACGCCGCGCTGCGGCGGCTCGACCTGCGCGGCTCGGCGCTGCGCGACGTGTCGCTGACGGCGCCGCTGCGCGAGCTGCTGCTGGGCGCGCGCGTGGAGCGGCTGACGCTGCGCGGCGCGCTGGACGCCACGCTGCGCGGCGACTGCGCGGCGCTGCGCGAGGTGCAGCTGCAGAACGTGACGCGCGCGCTGCCGGCGCGCTGGCTGGCGCGGTGCGCGGGCGTGCGGCGCGTGGCGGTGCTGCGGTCGCCCGGCGCGCTGGGCGGCGAGGAGCtggcgggcgcgcgcgcgctgcGCGAGCTGGACGCGTGCTGGTGCGGGCTGCGCGAGCTTCCGGCGCAGTGGCTGGCGGACGCGGCGCAGCTGCGCGCGCTCAACCTGTCGCACAACGCGCTGCGGCGGCTGCCGGCGCTGCCCGGCGCGCTGCAGGAGCTGCGCGCGACGCACAACCGGCTGGAGCCGGCGGCGCTGCAGCCGCTGGGCGCGCTGCCGGCGCTGCGCGCGCTGGTGCTGGACCACAACGCGCCGCTGCGCGACATGTGCGGACGCAGCGGCGACCTCGACACCAACA CGCTATCGCCGCTGGACCGTGCGCACGGCCTGCGCCTGCTGAGCCTGCAGCGCTGCGGCCTGCGCGACGTGTGCCGCGACTGGCGCGCGCTGCGGCAGCTGGCCGAGCTGCGGCTGAGCGGCAACAACATCAGCAGCCTCGGCGCCGACGACTTGCGCTGGGAGCGCGCGCAGCGCAGCTCCGTGGACCTGCGCCTCAACCCCGTGCGCGTCGACTTCTCGCACGCCGACTACCTCGCCGCGCTGAGCgtcgcgccgcccgccgccgccgccgccgccgccaccgAGCTCCTGCTCGACACCGCGCAGCGCTGCGACTGCCACGACTACTGGTTCGCGCGCGTGCTGCGCGAGCGGCCGTGGGCCGTCGGCGCCACGCTCGAGCCGCTGTGCGCCGGGCCGGCCTCCGCCGCCGCGGGCGGGCACCGCGCGCTGCGCGACTTGCGGCTGCACGAGCTGGCGTGCGACGTGAGCCAGGACTGCCCCGCCGGCTGCCGCTGCCTGGAGTGGCCCACCGGCGCCGACCTGCTCTGCGAGCGCGCCGGGCTGGCCGCCgtgccgcgcgcgccgcgccccgGCCTGCGCGAGCTGCGGCTGGCCGGCAACGACGTCGCGGAGCTGCGCGCCGCCGACGTGCCCGCGTCGCTCGAGCGGCTCGACCTGAGCGACAACCGCCTGGCGCGCGTGGagccggcggcggcggcgctgctGTGGGACGCGCGCCCGCGCAGCGTGCTGCTCGCCGGCAACCCGCTCGACTGCTCGTGCGCCGCGCTGCCGCTGCTGCGCGCGCTGGCGGGCCGGCCGACGCGCGTGGAGGACCTGGCGCGCGCTCGCTGCGCGGATGGGCGCCCGCTGGCggaggcggcggcgcgcgcggcgggcgcgtgCGGCGCGCCGCCGGCCTGGGCGCTGGCGCTGGGCGCGCTGGtgccggcggcggcggcggcgctggcggcggcgtGCCTGGTGCGGCCGGCGACGCGCCACCGCCTCAAGCGCTTCCTGTTCGAGCGCGGGCTGTGCCTGCGCTGGGCGCtgggcgcgcgcgcggcggacGCGGACGCGCGGCCCTACGACGCGTTCGTGTCGTTCTCGCACCACGACCAGCGCTACGCCGACGAGCTGACGCGGCGGCTGGAGCGCGCGGGGCGGCGCCTGTGCCTGCACGAGCGCGACTGGCTGCCGGGCGAGTGGATCCCGGCGCAGATCGCGCGCTCGGTGCGCGAGGCGCGGCGCACGCTGGTGCTGCTGTCGGAGCACTTCCTGCGCTCCACGTGGGCGCGCGCCGAGCTGCGGGAGGCGTACGGCGCGGCGCTGGGCGAGCGGCACCCGCGCCTGCTGCTGGTGCTGCTGCCCGGGTTCgaggccgcgcgcgccgccgccgccgaccCCGCGCTGCGCGCCTACGTGGAGCGCGTCACGTACCTGAGCTGGGACGACGCGCACTTCTGGCGCAAGCTGACGCTGGCGCTGCCGGCCGGCGCGCGCCCCGCGCCCctcgcgccgcccgccgcgcccccGCCGCCGCCTTGA